In Bacillus sp. NP247, one DNA window encodes the following:
- a CDS encoding molybdenum cofactor biosynthesis protein B, with amino-acid sequence MSVTEHKKQAPKEVRCKIITISDTRTEETDKSGQLLHELLKEAGHKVTSYEIVKDDKESIQQAVLAGYHRKDVDVVLTNGGTGITKRDVTIEAVSVLLDKEIVGFGELFRMISYLEDIGSSAMLSRAIGGTIGRKVVFSMPGSSGAVRLAMNKLILPELGHITFELHRQ; translated from the coding sequence ATGAGCGTAACTGAACATAAAAAACAAGCACCGAAAGAAGTACGTTGTAAGATTATAACAATCTCGGATACACGTACGGAAGAGACGGATAAGAGCGGACAACTATTACATGAATTATTAAAAGAAGCAGGACATAAAGTAACCTCTTATGAAATTGTGAAAGATGATAAAGAAAGTATTCAGCAAGCTGTGTTAGCTGGTTATCATAGGAAAGATGTTGATGTCGTGCTAACGAATGGCGGAACTGGTATTACGAAACGTGATGTAACGATTGAGGCAGTGTCGGTGTTATTAGATAAAGAAATTGTTGGATTTGGTGAGTTGTTCCGCATGATTAGTTATTTAGAAGATATCGGAAGTAGTGCGATGTTAAGTAGAGCAATCGGCGGTACGATTGGACGCAAAGTAGTCTTCTCGATGCCGGGATCTAGTGGAGCAGTTCGCCTTGCGATGAATAAATTAATTTTACCGGAATTAGGTCATATTACATTCGAGTTGCATCGCCAATGA